Genomic segment of Gemmatimonadaceae bacterium:
TGCGCGGCTTGGTGTCTGCGACTCGCTACGACGAAATCGGCTCCGCGCGCGCTCTATCTGGCGACGGTGGCGCTGCTCGTTCTGCAGGTCGCAACGATCACACTGGTGCGCGCAGGTCTGACAGGAGAAACGCTGCTTCCCTGGGAGATGGTGACCGCCACCAGACGACTGCAATTCGGCGACGCGCTCGTCGGATCGGTGTTCAACCGCGAGATGCTCTACGCCTTCGGTTGGCTGCTTCCTCTCGGGCTGTGGCGTTTGAGGCGGCTGCCGGTCGAATGGCTGATCGCAGCCGGGGCGAGTTTACTCGTCGCCCTCGGTATCGGAGTTTGGATCGGCGTCACTGGGAATGTTGCCCGGCCCGCGTTCAATGCTGTTGGGCCGATGCTGTCACTGTCTGTTGCGATTCTCCTCGCGGAGGTAGCGAGAGGACCAGCGCGCCAATCCAGTTGATGTTAGTGTTCGCGTCTCACCGCGCGGTAAAATCAGTTTCGGTAGTGACGAGCCGGCAAGTCTCCGCAATCAGCTCCGCCGACTCGCCCAGCTCTTTTTTCTCCATCCCCGGGTAGTAGTGAATCGTCGTTGAGCATTAGTCCGGCCTCTATGAGGGCGCAGCGTGACTATCGGTGCACGGCGGGCGGGGCGAATATACCACCCCGGTTTGCAACCCTGTAACGTACGCAAATGAAATTCCAGACAGTCACGGCCGTAGTGCTTGTCATCGCGTGCATACATATGACTGTGCCTGATGTCGGCGCGCAGACGGATGGAGCAAGTCAGCCGACGTCCGCACCGATCTCCGACATCCGCTACGAAGTGACTTTCGATTCGGCCACCGCTCTCAGGCGGATGCTCGTCGTCACGATGTCGTTTGCCACACGGTCGGCCGGCGATGTGCTACTCTCGCTGCCCGCGTGGACGCCGGGCGCCTACTCCATCGTGAACTTCGCGCGCTACGTCAGCGGGTTCAACGTGACCGACGGGTCGTCACCGCTTTCATGGGACAAGCTCGACCACGACACGTGGCGAGTGCGTACGACCCGTGCCGGCCGGGTTCGAGTCTCGTTCGAGTATCTGGCGATGACACTAGACAACTCCAACTCCTGGACGAAACCCGGGTTCGCATTCTTCAACGGGACCAACATCTTCCTCTATCCCGAGGGCCTCCCGGCGGAATTTCAGTCGACGGTCACTGTCCACACGAGTCCGTCATGGCGTATCGCGACGGGTATGACGCAGACCGGACCAACGACTTTTACCGCGCCGAATTATCACGATCTCGTCGATATGCCGTTCTTCGTCGGACGTTTCGACATCGACAGCGCGCAGGCGGGCGGAAAGGTCATGAGAGTCGCAAGCTATCCCGCCGGTGCTGTCTCGAACTCCGGACGGCGCATGATACTCGACCAGCTCGCGAAGCTGGTTCCACCCCAGGCCGCAATCTTCGGTGAAGTGCCGTGGAACAGCTACACGCTTATGCAGGTGGCCGATTCCGGATACGCGCCGGGCAGTGCGTCGGGCCTCGAGCACCAGAACTCACACCTCGACATTCTCTCGCACATCGTGCTCGGCAACCCGGTGCTGGCTTCGCTCTACTCGCACGAGCTTTTCCACGCGTGGAACGTGAAGAGAATGCGGCCGGCCGAGATGTGGCCGTACCGCTACGATCGCCCGCAGCCGACGCCGCTTCTATGGATCAGCGAGGGAGTCACCGACTATTACGCCGACGTCGCTGAAGTGAGAGGGGGCCTGATCAACGCGGAGCAATTCTACGCGATGACGACGGCGAAGATCGATGAGATCTCGGAGGAGCCGGCGATTGCGCTGGAAGATGCGTCGCTCTCCGCCTGGGTGCACCCGGTTGACGGCACGGGTGACATCTACTATTCCAAAGGCTCGCTCGCCGGATTCCTTCTCGACATCCTGATTCGCGACGCGAGCGACAATCAGCGGTCGCTCGATACGGTGATGCGTGAGGTGTACCGCAGCTCCTGGAAGCGCGGGCGCGGATTCACGAACGAGGAATGGTGGCAGGCGGTCGCACGTGCTGCGTCACGACCGCTGACTGACTTCGAGCGTCGCTACGTCGACGGACGTGAAGTATTTCCGTGGGATTCGGTGCTCCCGCTCGCGGGCATGAAGCTGATGGTCGAGCGAACTGTTCTTCCGAATCTGGGAGTGTCGATCTCCGGCGACGAGCAGGGGGCCCGCGTGATCGCGATCGATCCGGCGGGCGCCGGCTCAGCGGCCGGCGTCAGGGTCGGCGACTACGTGGTCTCCATCGGCGGCCTCGACGTGCGTGATCCTGCATTCGCAACGAGCTTCAGCGCGAAGTACGCGGGCGTGCCACCGGGTGGAACCGTGCCGGTTGTGATCCGTCGCGCGGGTCAGCCAACGACCCTGAACGTC
This window contains:
- a CDS encoding PDZ domain-containing protein, whose protein sequence is MKFQTVTAVVLVIACIHMTVPDVGAQTDGASQPTSAPISDIRYEVTFDSATALRRMLVVTMSFATRSAGDVLLSLPAWTPGAYSIVNFARYVSGFNVTDGSSPLSWDKLDHDTWRVRTTRAGRVRVSFEYLAMTLDNSNSWTKPGFAFFNGTNIFLYPEGLPAEFQSTVTVHTSPSWRIATGMTQTGPTTFTAPNYHDLVDMPFFVGRFDIDSAQAGGKVMRVASYPAGAVSNSGRRMILDQLAKLVPPQAAIFGEVPWNSYTLMQVADSGYAPGSASGLEHQNSHLDILSHIVLGNPVLASLYSHELFHAWNVKRMRPAEMWPYRYDRPQPTPLLWISEGVTDYYADVAEVRGGLINAEQFYAMTTAKIDEISEEPAIALEDASLSAWVHPVDGTGDIYYSKGSLAGFLLDILIRDASDNQRSLDTVMREVYRSSWKRGRGFTNEEWWQAVARAASRPLTDFERRYVDGREVFPWDSVLPLAGMKLMVERTVLPNLGVSISGDEQGARVIAIDPAGAGSAAGVRVGDYVVSIGGLDVRDPAFATSFSAKYAGVPPGGTVPVVIRRAGQPTTLNVAANFRTSERRRIVAVTDAPAKAVRIRDGILTGKPAS